GGTGGGAACGCCTGGTAGACGGTGACCTTTGTGGCAGGGTCTCCGCCGGTCAGCGGGAGGAGCGACCGGCAGGTCGCGTTGACGGGCTCGACCCACGAGGGGCGCGCGGGAACATTTGTTGGGAAAGCGTCGGCGTAGTCCGCGTCCGGTCCGGATATGTCGATCTCGACGTCGCACATGCCAAGCCTGACGCGGGACGCCTCCTCCTCGAAGAACCGGTCGTCCCCCGTGTAGAGCGCACGGAAGAACGACCCGCTCTCTCGCTCGGCCTCGTCCTTCTCGCCCCACTCGTATGTCGAGATGCGGCCGTCGAAGAACCCGTCCTCGGCGGGAGAGGAGCCGTTGATCAGCACGAGCGTGACGGTATAGCCGGCGTCCTCGAGCCGCCGCCGCCCGCGCCCGAGCTCCTCGCGGAAGCGCCGCTCGTATGCGGCCGTGATCTCGTCCTGCTGCCTGTTGTCGCCGACAACGCCCTCCTCGAAGTCGACGAGCACCGTGGTGCCGTCGTCCATGGTGCAGAAGGCCATGTCCGTCGACTGATAGCCGAACAGGACGTACGAGCGCCCCTCCCAGATGTCGACCACCTCGGCGTCCGCGCCGTACTTCTCGGCGTAGTAGCCCTCTGCCTGGCGCGTGACCGAGCGCTCGTCATAGTTCCCGAGGTCGGAGCACCCCACGACCAGAAGCGAGGCAAGGCAGGCGCACAGGATGCAGAGCGCGCGCGACAAGGGCGGGTGCGGCTTCGTGCCCGTTGCGGGGCAGGGGCGCGCGGGCGCCCGGTCGGTCGTCTGGGGCATGCGATCATCTCCCTCGGCTGATGCCGTGCCTCCCATTTTCGTCGAGCGCGGGGTGCCGCTCAACGGGCGGCGGCATGGCGCGGGGGTCGGCGGCGCCTTGTTCCCGCCCGAGCGGGCGGGTATCCTAGGTGGCTCTTGGACGCAACCGTTTGGAGTCACAGACACATGGACCTTATCGCCACGCTCGCCGAGGAGCTCGGGCTCGCGCCGGCCGCCGTCGAGGCCGCCGTCAGGCTCGTCGACGAGGGCAACACCATCCCCTTTATCGCGCGCTACCGCAAGGAGGCCACGGGCGGCATGGACGACGTCGCCCTGCGCGCGCTCGACGAGCGCCTCGCCTACCTGCGCAACCTCGAGAAGCGCAAGGAGGACGTCATTCTCCTCATCGGCGCCCAGGGCAAGCTCACGCCCGAGCTCGAGGCGGAGATTCGCGCCGCCACGCAGCTCCAGCGCGTGGAGGACCTCTACAAGCCGTATCGCAAGAAGCGCATGACCCGCGCGCAGAAGGCGCGCGAGGCGGGCCTGGAGCCGCTGGCAAACATGATCTTCATGCAGGCGGCGGCCAAGGGGTCCGCACTTGACGAGGCGGCGCGCTTTGTGACGCCGGAGGCGGCCGAGGCGGGCTTTGACACGCCGGAGAGGGCGCTTGCCGGTGCGGCCGACATCGTCGCCGAGGTCGTGGCGGAGGACGCAGAGAACGTCGCCGACCTGCGCACGTTCACCGAGGCCACGGCTGACGTCGTCTCCGTGGCGGTGAACGCGGGCGAGAAGACCCCCTACGAGCCGTATTACGACTTCGCCGAGCCCGCTGCCAAGATTCCCAACCACCGCGTGCTCGCGATCGACCGCGGAGAGCGCGAGGAGAAGCTCCGCGTGCGCGTGCGCGTGGACGAGGCGGCCGCGATTGCTCGCCTCGGCGCGCGCTGGCCGCGCCGGCAGGGCGTCTTTGCCCCGGTCTTTGAGGCTGCCGTCGCGGACGGCTACAGGCGCCTGATGGCACCCTCGCTCGAGCGCGAGGTCCGCGCCCGGCTCACCGTGCGCGCCCAGACGGACGCAATCAAGGTCTTTGCCAAGAACCTCGAGGGCCTGCTCTCGGCGCGTCCCGTGCGCGGCGCCCGCATCATCTCGCTCGACCCGGGCTATCGCACCGGCTGCAAGGTGGCGGTGCTGGACGAGACGGGCAAGCTGCTCGACCACGGCGTGGTCTACCCGACCAAACCTCGCCACGACGTCGCGGGTACCAAGCGCGAGCTCAAGCGCCTGGCCGACAAGCACGCGATCAACACCATCGTCATCGGCAACGGCACGGCCAGTCGCGAGACCGAGGAGGTGGTCTCCGAGTTCATCGCCGAGTCCGCGCCCGACCTGCGCTACACGATCGTCAACGAGGCGGGTGCGTCGGTGTACTCGGCCTCCGAGCTCGCGAGCCGGGAGTACCCCGACCTCGACGTCACCACGCGCGGCGCCATGAGCCTGGGGCGTCGCCTTCAGGACCCGCTCGCCGAGCTGGTGAAGATTCCGCCCCAGTCCATCGGCGTGGGCCAGTACCAGCACGACCTCGACCAGGCGGAGCTCGCGCGCACCTTGGGTTACGTGGTGGAGGACGTGGTCAACCGCGTGGGGGTGGACGTTAACACCGCGAGCGCGAGCCTTCTGGGCTACGTCTCCGGCATCACGTCCGCTGTGGCCAGAAACATCGTGGCCTATCGAGAGGAGCACGGCGCCTTCGCAGACCGCCGCGAGCTCAGGAAGGTTCCGCAGCTCGGCCCCAAGGCGTTCCAGAACGCGGCCGGCTTCCTGCGCATTACGGGCGGGACGAACCCGCTCGACGCAACTGCGGTGCACCCGGAGAGCTATGGCGTGGCGACGGCGCTCCTCGAGCGCGCGGGCGTGACCGCCGACGAGCTCACGCGCGGCGGCGTGCCCGACATAGAGAGGCGCGTGGGCAGCGTGGGCGCGCTCGCGGGCGAGCTGGGCTGCGGCGCGCTTACCCTCATCGACATCGTCGCCGAGCTTAAGAAGCCGGGCCGAGACCCGCGCGACGACGCCCCCGAGCCCGTCTTCAGCCGGGCGGCGCTCTCGATCGACGACCTCCGGCCCGGCATGGAGCTCATGGGGACGGTCCGCAACGTCGTGGACTTCGGCACCTTCGTCGACGTGGGCGTGCACCAGGATGGCCTCGTGCACATCTCCAAGCTCGCCGACCGCTTCGTGCGCCACCCGAGCGACGTCGTTGCCGTGGGAGACACGGTCAAGGTCTGGGTCGAGCGCGTCGACCGCGACCGCGGCAGGATCTCGCTTACCATGGTGCCGGGCAAGTAGGCGGGCGGCATCGGGCGCGTCCTCGCGTCGCGCGAGCTGAATGACGCGTCCGGCGCCCCTTCACACCATCGTTTCTCCATATGCGGGACACAACCCTATACGATTTCATATTGTATGTATGGGAGCGCAAGGGGGAGAAGAGTCCCCTGCTGGTCCGGGACCTGCGGACATCTCAATTGCAACTCTGCAAATAGCATTTCTTGGCTTCCTTGGAGTGCGAGAATCGCGCTCGGCTCGGCCTCCATATTCCCAAATAACCGCAAGCTATCGGAAAATGGTTCGCCTGCGCCGGGAGCGGGTACGAGAGAGCCATCTATCTCCCACGTGCCCGGACGCTGTGACGGCCGGGCGAGGAAGGGGCCGCCCCATGTGCACGGGCCTCCGTTTTACCGACGCCGACGGCGCCATGTACTTTGGTCGCAATCTGGACTGGACCCAGGGATACGGCGAGCGCGTGGTGATGACGCCCCCTGCGGCACAGGTTCCGGCCGCCTTCTCGCGTCCGGACGACGCCGCGCGCGGCCATGCGGTCATCGGCATGGGCATCCTCGTCGGCGACCTGCCGCTCTACTTTGACTGCGGGAACGACGCCGGGCTGGCCGTCGCGGGGCTCAACTTCCCCCAGAGCAGCCGCTACGCGAGCGAGCCCGCTCCAGGCGCCGTGAACGTCGCCGCGTACGAGTTCCCGTACTGGGTGACGCGGAACTTCTCGAGCCTCGAAGAAGTTCGGGAGGCCCTGCGAGACGTTACGATCGTTGCCAAGCCGGTGAACGATCAGCTGCCCGTGGCGAGCCTCCACTGGCTCATCGGCGACCGGACCGGCAGCGTCGTCGTAGAGTGCGTGGAGGACGGCATGCACGTGTTCGAGAACGACGTGGACGTCCTCACCAACGAGCCCTCCTTCGAATGGCAGCGCGTCAACCTGCGCAACTATCTGACCCTGAGCGAGGCCGAGCCCTCGCCTGCCACCTGGGGGGACGCGACCCTGGCGGCGTTCGGCTCCGGCATGGGGCTGCACGGCATGCCCGGCGACTACAGCGGCCCCTCTCGCTTCGTCAGGGCGGCGTTCGTGAACGCGCACTATCCCACGCAGCGTGGCGAGCGGGAGAACGTCACGCGACTCTTCCGCAGCCTGGGATCGGTCTTCGTCCCGGACGGGTGCGCCCGCATGGGCGACGGCGCCTTCGAGCGGACGCTCTACACGAGCTGCTTCTCGGCAAAGACCCTCACCTATTATCACGCGGCCTATGACGACCTGTCCGTTCGCGCCTACCCGCTCGCCTCGTGTGACCTGAGCGCGACCAGGCCGACCCTCGTCCCCGCCGCCGCTTAGCCCCTCCTGCGCCGCGGGGTCGCCGGACACGTCCCGACCCCGCGGCGCACCCGACAACCAAGGAGAAACCTCACATGAACAGCCACTCCACCAGCGTGGAGAGGCCGGGGGCGCCCGTGTCCAAGGAGCGCTTCCTCGTCCTCCCCATCGTCATCCTCATTCTGGCGCAGATGGGCACCACGGGGGACAACGGCGCGCTGTCGCTCGCCGCGTCGGCCCTCACGAGCGATCTTGGCGCCACGACCTCGGACATCCAGCTCGCCAACATGATCTACCCGCTCGTCGGCGGCGCCTTCATGATCGCCGGTGGCCTTCTGGGTACCCTCTTCGGCTGGGTGCGGATGTTCCGGCTCGGGGCGCTCGTCTGCTCGGTCGGGGAGGCCGCGCTTGCCCTTTCGCCCAACATGGCCGTGTTCATCTGGGGCGGCCGCGTGCTGGTCGGTCTCGGCGCCAGCCTGCTCGTCCCCTCCGTCCTGGGGCTGATTCCCCTGCTGTATCGCGGTCACAACCGTATGGTGGCCTTTGGCTGCATAGGGGCGGCCTCGGGCCTCTCGGCGGTGCTCCCGCTCATCTTGGGCGTCGTCATGGAGACGGCGGGGATGCGTCTCACGTTCCTGCTGCTTGCCGCATACTTCCTCGCGGTGTCGGCGCTCTCCCTTCGCCTTCCCCGCGTCGCGGCGCCCGAGGAGGACCTGCGCTTCGACGGGGCGGGCGTCGCGCTCGCCGCGCTCGGCCTCTTTCTGGTGCTCGTCGGCCTCTCCAGCGTCTCGTCCTGGGGTCTCGTGACTCCGCTCGAGGGATGCCCCTTCACCGTCCTCGGCATCTCCCCGGCACTTCCCGCGGTGGCTCTCGGTGTCGTGGTTCTCGTGGTGCTCGTTCGGGTGGAGCGCGGGGTGGAGGAGAGGAATGGCATCGCCCTGCTGCCGAGCTCGTTCATCAGGACCCCCCAGGTGCTCGCCGGTCTTGTCGCCAACGCGCTCATGTTCTTTTTCATGGGGGCGCAGTCCATCCTCATGGCGCCCTACCTGCAGCTCGTTGCGGGATGGTCGCCCGTTGAGGTGGGCGTGATCTCCATCGTGACGGGCGTCCCGACCTTTGCGCTGGCACTGGGCATTCCCAAGCTGCTCCCCCACGCCAGCCCGCGTCACGTCATTCAGGTGGGGTACGTGACGATGGCGGCGGCCCTGGGAGTCATGATGTTCTCGGTTACGACCGACGGGGCAAGCGCGCCAGGAGTCTATCTCGGCGCCTTCCTCGCGGGTGTGGGTGCGGGCACGGTCTCGTCGCACGCGAGCAACGTGGTCGCGCTCGCCCTTCCCGAGCGGGACGCCTCCCAGTCCGGCGGCATCCAGAGCACGATGAGGAACGTCGGGCAGGCGTTCGGCGTCGCTCTGCTCGGGGCGGTCCTGCTCTTCGGCATCACCAACACGGTGCGCTCCGGCGCCGAATCCGACATGCTCGTCTCCCGCCAGGTGAGCGACCGGGTCTCCGAGATGAGCGTGAACCTGGGAAGCAACCACGAGTTCGAGGAGCAGATCTCCGACATCCCGATGACGGACTCCGAGCGCGACGAGCTGGTGAAGATCGACGCTCGAGCCCGGGCGGAGTCAACGCGCGTCGCCTATGCGGTTGGCGGGGCTATCGTGCTCCTCGGCCTGCTGACCACGCCCGCGATCAAGACGTCCGGGAAACGGGAGGATTCCGTAGTCCCGAGCCCCGCTGACGCTACGCCCTCGGCTCGGAGATGAAACGCAGCGAGAGCAGGAAGAGCGCGCTGATGGCTAGGCAGGCGTGCTTGCCCGTGAGGTCGATGAGCAGCTTGCAGGCAACGGCGCCCGCGCAGAACGATGCTATGAGCGCGGCATAGCGGGCGGATCGGTGCAGCTCGTGTCGGTCCCCCTCGAAGAGACCGTCGTAGAGGGTCTCGCCGAGGGAGCGGAGGTTTCCTGTGCAGAAGACGCTCGCATAGGCGGACTTGGTGCCGAATTGCCTGAAGTTCTCGTACGACACCGCGGCGCAGAACGAGATGGAGCTGTTCACCAGGAGGTCGGGCGACCACGTGGGGAGCAGGGCAATAATCGCAAACGCCGCGGCCTCGAAGACGGCCACCCAGCGCTGCATACGCTGGGTGGCACGACCGTGCACGCGCACGAGCACGTGGCGGGAGAGCATGATGCCCAGTACGAAGGCGAGGATGGAGACGAGGTAGCGCGGCACTCCCAGCCACGTGCCCTCGGCGAGATTCATGCACAGCAGCACGATGTTGCCCGTCTGCCCGGTGGCGAAGACCTGCCCGTGCAGCAGGTAGGAGTAGGCGTCCATGAAGCCGCCGGCGCAGATGACGGCGAGTCCCAGCCGTACGGGAACCTTTGCCCCAGTCGCAGGTCGTGTCTGTTCCACCCGGTGCCTCCCCGGTCGAGACGTTCATGCCGTGCGACATCCTACGGCAGCGCGGGGGCGTTGCCGCTCGGGATGTCCGCAAAAACGGCCTTCGTGTGATGTTTTGTCGACACAAACAACAAAACGGACCTTCGTGTGATGCCTTTTCCGCCTCTCGGAGGAATACAATTAAAAGTATGATATATCTACCAGGGCGTTTGCGGGTGACCGTCCCCGAAGAGACGGAATTGGCCGGCAAAATGTATCGCACGAGAGACCATTTTGCGTTTGGAATTGAGAAAATGTCACACGAGCGGGCGTTTTGCCGGGAGGCAGCGATGAGGGAACTTGATCAGACGGGCGTTCTCCGTACGACCGAGCTGCGACGCGACGCCGAGGGGCTCGCGCTCGTCGGCGACGGGATGGTGCTGAGAGCGGACTATGCGCGCCTGCTGCCCCGGTTGCGTCCGGATTGCCTGGGACGCGAGCTGCTTGTGCGCGCGGCGCGCGTGCGGGGCGGCGTCGCGCCGACGGTGGTCGACGCCACGGCCGGGCTGGGGGAGGACGCGCTGCTGCTGGCTGCCGCCGGGTTTACGGTCACGATGTACGAGAGGGACTCGACGATCGCGGAGCTGCTGCGTGACGCCCTCGACAGGGCGGCAAACGATCCGCAGCTCAAGGATGTCGTCGAGCGCATGACCCTCGTCGAGGGGGACTCCGTGGCCGGTCTGCGCTCGCTGACCCAGGCGCCCGACGTGGTGTATCTCGACCCGATGTTTCCCATGCGGACCAAGAGCGCTGCCGTGAAGAAGAAGTTCCAGCTGCTTCATCAGCTGGAGCGTCCGTGCGAGGACGAGGAGGCGCTGCTCGACGCCGCGCTCGCCGCGCGTCCGCGCAAGGTTGTAATCAAACGGCCGTCCAAGGGTCCGTCGCTTGCGGGGGCAAAGCCCAGCTACCGCCTCTGCGGGAAGGCCGTTCGCTACGACGTCATCGTCCCGCCGCCCAGCTCACGGTAGAATTGGGGCATCGACCCCCCCCGTTCAAAGGAGCCGCGCATGGACCTCCCCAACAAGCGCCCCGACGACATGGCGCGCATTGCCACCCCCGAGCTGGCGCAGGCGTTCATCAACGAGCAGGTCGAGGCGGTCCGCGCCCAGGTGGGCGACAAGAAGGTCCTGCTCGCCCTGTCGGGCGGTGTCGACTCCAGCGTCGTCGCCGCACTGCTCATCAAGGCGATCGGCCGACAGCTCATCTGCGTGCACGTGAACCACGGCCTCATGCGCAAGGGAGAGTCGGAGCAGGTCGTCGACGTCTTCAGGAACCAGATGGACGCCAACCTCGTCTACGTTGACGCCACCGACCGCTTCCTCGACCTGCTGGCCGGCGTTGCCGAGCCCGAGCGCAAGCGCAAGATCATCGGCGCGGAGTTCATCCGCGTCTTCGAGGAGGAGGCCCGCAAGGTCGCCGATGACGTCGACTTCCTGGCGCAGGGCACCATCTATCCCGACATCGTCGAGTCCGACGGCGTGAAGGCCCACCACAACGTGGGCGGCCTACCCGACGATCTGCAGTTCGAGCTGGTGGAGCCCGTTCGCCTGCTCTACAAGGACGAGGTTCGCGTGGTGGGTCGCGCGCTCGGACTGCCCGAGTCCATGGTCGAGCGACAGCCGTTCCCCGGTCCGGGCCTGGGCGTGCGCTGCCTCGGCGCGATCACGCGCGACCGCCTTGAGGCGCTGCGCGAGGCCGACGCGATCCTTCGCGAGGAGTTCGCGGGGGCGGGGCTTGCCGGCAAGGTGTGGCAGTACTTCGTCGTGGTGCCGGACATGCGCGCCACGGGCGTGCGCGACGGCAAGCGCGCCTACGACTGGCCGGCCGTCATCCGCGCGGTCAACACCGTGGACGCCATGACCGCCACGGTGCCCGAGCTCGACTGGGCGCTGCTCAAGAAGATCACCGACCGCATCCTCTCCGAGGTGCCCGGCATCTGTCGCGTGACGTATGACCTGACTCCCAAGCCCGTCGGCACGATCGAGTGGGAGTAGTCGTTGTGACGGAGCTGGAGAAGTGCCTGGCGGGCGAGCACTACAACTGCCACGACAGGGTCTTCCTGGAGATGAAGGCAACGGCGCGGAGGCTTCTGAGGGAGTACGCCTCCCTGGCATACGAGCAGAAAGAGGAGAAGACCGAGATTCTCAGCAGGCTCTTTGGGGAGATCGGGTCCAACGTGTCCGTGGGCACGCCCTTCATATGTGACTACGGGCGCAACATCCATGTCGGCTCCAACGTGTCGATCAACATGAACTGCACCTTCGTCGACTGCAACAGGATTGAGATCGGGGACAACGTCCTCATTGCGTCGAACGTGCAGATCTACACCGCCGCGCATCCCGTCGAGCTGGCGGAGAGGCTGACTCCCGGATGGGTCCCGGGAGACGACGAGTACTTCTGCCGCACCTATGCGCTGCCCGTGCGGATCGGGAGCGGGTGCTGGCTGGGCGGCGGCGTCATTGTCTTGCCGGGCGTGACGATCGGCGACGGCAGCGTCATTGGTGCCGGGAGCGTTGTCACGAGGGACATCCCCGCAAACTCCGTCGCCGTTGGGAACCCGTGCAGGGTCATACGGACGATCAACGGGGCATAGGCGCAGCGATCAGAGGGGGCACATGGACCTGTCAGAAGTCAGGCGGCGCATGGCAGACGGGCGACTCTACGCCTGCAACAGCCCGGAGCTCTTCGCCGAGCAGGGGCGTCGTCGCGACGTGCTGGATGCCTACAACGCGCTGCCCTTCAGCAGCTCTGCGGAGCGCGACGCGCTTCTTGCCCGGCTGGTCGCCGAGGTGGGCGAGAACTGCATGATCGAGCCGCCGTTCCATGCAAACTGGGGCGGGGCGAACCTGCACCTGGGCAGCAACGTCTATGCCAACATGGGCCTCACGCTGGTGGACGACGCCGACGTCTTCATCGAGGACGACGTCATGATCGGTCCCAACGTGACCATCTGCACGGGCACGCACCCCGTCTCGCCGCGGCTTCGCGCAAAGGGGCTCCAGTACAACAAGCCCGTTCGCATCTGCGCCGGCGCGTGGCTCGGCGCGTGCTGCGTGGTGCTGCCGGGCGTGACGGTCGGCGCGGGGTCGGTGGTGGGCGCGGGGAGCGTGGTCACGCGCGACGTGCCCGCAGGGGTGGTCGCGGCGGGCAATCCCTGTCGCGTGCTGCGCGTGATCGACGAGAAGGACGAGCGCGTGTACGACCGAGACAAGCCCGTGGACGCGG
Above is a genomic segment from Olsenella timonensis containing:
- a CDS encoding Tex family protein, giving the protein MDLIATLAEELGLAPAAVEAAVRLVDEGNTIPFIARYRKEATGGMDDVALRALDERLAYLRNLEKRKEDVILLIGAQGKLTPELEAEIRAATQLQRVEDLYKPYRKKRMTRAQKAREAGLEPLANMIFMQAAAKGSALDEAARFVTPEAAEAGFDTPERALAGAADIVAEVVAEDAENVADLRTFTEATADVVSVAVNAGEKTPYEPYYDFAEPAAKIPNHRVLAIDRGEREEKLRVRVRVDEAAAIARLGARWPRRQGVFAPVFEAAVADGYRRLMAPSLEREVRARLTVRAQTDAIKVFAKNLEGLLSARPVRGARIISLDPGYRTGCKVAVLDETGKLLDHGVVYPTKPRHDVAGTKRELKRLADKHAINTIVIGNGTASRETEEVVSEFIAESAPDLRYTIVNEAGASVYSASELASREYPDLDVTTRGAMSLGRRLQDPLAELVKIPPQSIGVGQYQHDLDQAELARTLGYVVEDVVNRVGVDVNTASASLLGYVSGITSAVARNIVAYREEHGAFADRRELRKVPQLGPKAFQNAAGFLRITGGTNPLDATAVHPESYGVATALLERAGVTADELTRGGVPDIERRVGSVGALAGELGCGALTLIDIVAELKKPGRDPRDDAPEPVFSRAALSIDDLRPGMELMGTVRNVVDFGTFVDVGVHQDGLVHISKLADRFVRHPSDVVAVGDTVKVWVERVDRDRGRISLTMVPGK
- a CDS encoding sugar O-acetyltransferase; the protein is MDLSEVRRRMADGRLYACNSPELFAEQGRRRDVLDAYNALPFSSSAERDALLARLVAEVGENCMIEPPFHANWGGANLHLGSNVYANMGLTLVDDADVFIEDDVMIGPNVTICTGTHPVSPRLRAKGLQYNKPVRICAGAWLGACCVVLPGVTVGAGSVVGAGSVVTRDVPAGVVAAGNPCRVLRVIDEKDERVYDRDKPVDAAWLDA
- the guaA gene encoding glutamine-hydrolyzing GMP synthase, with the translated sequence MDLPNKRPDDMARIATPELAQAFINEQVEAVRAQVGDKKVLLALSGGVDSSVVAALLIKAIGRQLICVHVNHGLMRKGESEQVVDVFRNQMDANLVYVDATDRFLDLLAGVAEPERKRKIIGAEFIRVFEEEARKVADDVDFLAQGTIYPDIVESDGVKAHHNVGGLPDDLQFELVEPVRLLYKDEVRVVGRALGLPESMVERQPFPGPGLGVRCLGAITRDRLEALREADAILREEFAGAGLAGKVWQYFVVVPDMRATGVRDGKRAYDWPAVIRAVNTVDAMTATVPELDWALLKKITDRILSEVPGICRVTYDLTPKPVGTIEWE
- a CDS encoding class I SAM-dependent methyltransferase encodes the protein MRELDQTGVLRTTELRRDAEGLALVGDGMVLRADYARLLPRLRPDCLGRELLVRAARVRGGVAPTVVDATAGLGEDALLLAAAGFTVTMYERDSTIAELLRDALDRAANDPQLKDVVERMTLVEGDSVAGLRSLTQAPDVVYLDPMFPMRTKSAAVKKKFQLLHQLERPCEDEEALLDAALAARPRKVVIKRPSKGPSLAGAKPSYRLCGKAVRYDVIVPPPSSR
- the bsh gene encoding choloylglycine hydrolase, with product MCTGLRFTDADGAMYFGRNLDWTQGYGERVVMTPPAAQVPAAFSRPDDAARGHAVIGMGILVGDLPLYFDCGNDAGLAVAGLNFPQSSRYASEPAPGAVNVAAYEFPYWVTRNFSSLEEVREALRDVTIVAKPVNDQLPVASLHWLIGDRTGSVVVECVEDGMHVFENDVDVLTNEPSFEWQRVNLRNYLTLSEAEPSPATWGDATLAAFGSGMGLHGMPGDYSGPSRFVRAAFVNAHYPTQRGERENVTRLFRSLGSVFVPDGCARMGDGAFERTLYTSCFSAKTLTYYHAAYDDLSVRAYPLASCDLSATRPTLVPAAA
- a CDS encoding YoaK family protein, whose product is MEQTRPATGAKVPVRLGLAVICAGGFMDAYSYLLHGQVFATGQTGNIVLLCMNLAEGTWLGVPRYLVSILAFVLGIMLSRHVLVRVHGRATQRMQRWVAVFEAAAFAIIALLPTWSPDLLVNSSISFCAAVSYENFRQFGTKSAYASVFCTGNLRSLGETLYDGLFEGDRHELHRSARYAALIASFCAGAVACKLLIDLTGKHACLAISALFLLSLRFISEPRA
- a CDS encoding sugar O-acetyltransferase; protein product: MTELEKCLAGEHYNCHDRVFLEMKATARRLLREYASLAYEQKEEKTEILSRLFGEIGSNVSVGTPFICDYGRNIHVGSNVSINMNCTFVDCNRIEIGDNVLIASNVQIYTAAHPVELAERLTPGWVPGDDEYFCRTYALPVRIGSGCWLGGGVIVLPGVTIGDGSVIGAGSVVTRDIPANSVAVGNPCRVIRTINGA
- a CDS encoding MFS transporter, giving the protein MNSHSTSVERPGAPVSKERFLVLPIVILILAQMGTTGDNGALSLAASALTSDLGATTSDIQLANMIYPLVGGAFMIAGGLLGTLFGWVRMFRLGALVCSVGEAALALSPNMAVFIWGGRVLVGLGASLLVPSVLGLIPLLYRGHNRMVAFGCIGAASGLSAVLPLILGVVMETAGMRLTFLLLAAYFLAVSALSLRLPRVAAPEEDLRFDGAGVALAALGLFLVLVGLSSVSSWGLVTPLEGCPFTVLGISPALPAVALGVVVLVVLVRVERGVEERNGIALLPSSFIRTPQVLAGLVANALMFFFMGAQSILMAPYLQLVAGWSPVEVGVISIVTGVPTFALALGIPKLLPHASPRHVIQVGYVTMAAALGVMMFSVTTDGASAPGVYLGAFLAGVGAGTVSSHASNVVALALPERDASQSGGIQSTMRNVGQAFGVALLGAVLLFGITNTVRSGAESDMLVSRQVSDRVSEMSVNLGSNHEFEEQISDIPMTDSERDELVKIDARARAESTRVAYAVGGAIVLLGLLTTPAIKTSGKREDSVVPSPADATPSARR